Proteins from a genomic interval of Corynebacterium freiburgense:
- the putP gene encoding sodium/proline symporter PutP, translating into MTQHTWFIVAIVIYMLVMLAIGYWSYRQTDEYDDYMLAGRDLNPFVAALSAGASDMSGWLLMGLPGALFVTGFSELWIAVGLLIGCWANWKWVAPRLRSYTEIAENSLTLPSFMENRLHDRSRALRIISSVVILVFFTFYVSSGMVSGGKYFESTFNGSYIDGMLIVAAVTVAYTFIGGFLAVSYTDAVQGMIMFLSLLIVPLMAWISLDDPSSIWTWASSNPYGPHPEGNPNYFSMISGVSLMVIISNMAWGLGYFGQPHIIVRFMALRSPQEARRGSIIGVGWMFFCIAGAAAVALVGTAFFGQNAEYSVTDQKSFETIFLDMGRILFHPLIAGLVLTAVLAAIMSTISSQLLVVSSALVEDLYTIVVKKKPSSQILINLSRTAVVMVAIVAAMLALNPNDSILGLVAFAWAGFGSAFGPLVIASLYWRRLNTNGAIAGMVTGALVSFFWGQSALGDIMYEIVPGFVCATIAMVAVSLATKPPTQQITEEFDKAAELAR; encoded by the coding sequence TTGACGCAGCATACCTGGTTCATCGTAGCCATTGTCATCTACATGTTGGTGATGTTAGCAATCGGCTACTGGAGTTACCGTCAAACAGACGAATACGACGATTACATGCTCGCTGGCCGTGATCTTAACCCCTTTGTAGCAGCACTTTCTGCGGGCGCATCCGATATGTCCGGATGGCTTCTTATGGGCTTGCCGGGCGCACTTTTTGTAACCGGGTTTTCCGAACTATGGATTGCAGTCGGATTGCTTATTGGTTGTTGGGCAAACTGGAAGTGGGTGGCGCCAAGGCTGCGTTCTTACACCGAAATCGCCGAAAATTCCCTTACGCTTCCCTCCTTTATGGAAAACCGTCTCCACGATCGCTCCCGCGCACTACGCATTATTTCGTCAGTAGTGATCTTGGTGTTCTTTACTTTCTATGTTTCCTCTGGCATGGTTTCCGGCGGTAAATATTTCGAATCCACATTTAATGGTTCATATATCGACGGCATGCTCATTGTGGCAGCAGTGACGGTTGCCTACACCTTTATCGGAGGATTCCTTGCGGTGTCATACACCGACGCAGTACAGGGCATGATTATGTTCCTTTCACTGCTTATTGTTCCCCTAATGGCATGGATCTCACTCGATGATCCATCGTCGATTTGGACATGGGCTTCGTCAAATCCCTATGGGCCCCATCCCGAAGGCAACCCAAACTATTTCTCAATGATTTCGGGCGTTTCCTTAATGGTCATTATTTCGAATATGGCATGGGGACTTGGTTACTTTGGCCAACCACACATTATTGTGCGTTTTATGGCATTGCGCAGCCCACAAGAAGCACGCCGAGGAAGCATTATTGGCGTTGGCTGGATGTTCTTCTGTATCGCTGGAGCCGCCGCTGTAGCGCTTGTTGGAACCGCGTTTTTTGGGCAAAATGCGGAATATTCGGTTACCGACCAAAAATCCTTTGAAACAATCTTCCTTGATATGGGCCGCATCCTATTCCACCCACTGATTGCGGGCCTGGTATTGACCGCTGTGCTTGCAGCAATCATGTCCACGATTTCTTCACAGCTTCTGGTAGTTTCCTCCGCGCTCGTGGAGGACCTCTACACCATTGTAGTAAAGAAAAAGCCGAGCAGCCAGATATTAATTAACCTTTCCCGCACCGCCGTAGTCATGGTAGCGATTGTTGCAGCCATGCTCGCACTCAACCCCAATGATTCGATCCTAGGTTTAGTTGCATTTGCATGGGCCGGCTTTGGCTCCGCATTCGGACCACTAGTAATTGCCTCCCTCTACTGGCGACGCCTTAATACCAATGGTGCCATCGCAGGAATGGTTACTGGTGCGCTTGTATCCTTCTTCTGGGGACAATCCGCACTTGGCGACATTATGTATGAAATCGTCCCAGGGTTTGTGTGTGCAACAATTGCAATGGTTGCGGTTTCCTTGGCAACTAAACCACCCACTCAGCAAATCACCGAAGAATTCGATAAAGCTGCAGAACTCGCAAGGTAA
- a CDS encoding AAA family ATPase, which produces MILHSIEIEHVRGIEHLKLDGLPETGVVVISGDNEAGKSTILDALHTVLYIRHGSKSQFIRSLQPVGQDIGPRIQLEATVGPYRFHIDKTYLRKKSSRLRITAPRLEQFMGLEADQKLEEIISEHLDHNLFEALFMRQGKTHIDVQAVGIPSLVNALEQDQTIDTSDDSALMRRIDAEYSRYFTMKTGIPAGEYKAARARLEQAQKECAQAEREYRDLEHYIDRHRAASEQLEQVQGRRPLAEAELAEAETRNAEAVAARENTARLKESLETAQAKFTLAEKELLSRQQQCEHIQRLQVQVAQLAANSEELRLESEHAAAQKNQLKGRFAAAQKDASRTSQALAEAQKALELSQKSVEFQRDTALVAKLVEAENEVLQLQKALPNRLLTQADIEAVERAQFAVQSAEIKQAAVATKISLSATRTTEILIDGQEIEVAASAQDIEVVGESTFVFGDITAVVRAGSDGEVAQVEVAEARRKLEETLRRLDCKDLDAARAAKREGEAHQTKLSEAKLRLEALLPQGESLQHIQARLASMSDLDFSEVPEMSRAQEDVTTARNAYEAAEKQVALIRSELDAWVESDAFSNYEVHKARLADVEKRLLQAQDEAEHQELLQPLASLEAHVDELRQRRIAAHTAYEEARAMDNDASIAAGVLDGARAQLRQLGILELNAEKELAELQGRIAQVAGIAERAEQAQGAVQRAETQLAAVQRRAEAVQLLRTTLLEHREIAREKYAEPFVAALTHLAKPIFGNDVGFTLTQELQIEQRQVKNTPLKIDALSVGAQEQLSILTRLAIAQLVSEDGVPIIIDDALGSTDSSRIGRMSALFTEIGKQHQVLILTCDQSRYLRIVGAKMLPIEELKR; this is translated from the coding sequence ATGATTTTGCATAGCATTGAAATTGAGCATGTTCGTGGCATTGAGCATCTAAAGCTTGATGGTTTACCAGAGACCGGTGTTGTTGTTATTTCGGGCGATAATGAAGCTGGAAAATCAACGATTCTAGATGCACTACATACGGTGCTATATATTCGGCATGGCAGTAAATCACAATTTATTCGTAGTTTGCAGCCAGTGGGCCAAGATATTGGGCCGAGGATTCAGTTAGAGGCTACGGTTGGTCCATACCGCTTTCATATTGATAAGACTTATCTGCGCAAGAAATCGTCTCGCCTGCGCATTACGGCGCCACGACTTGAGCAATTTATGGGATTGGAAGCGGATCAAAAACTTGAAGAGATAATTTCCGAGCATTTAGATCACAATCTATTTGAAGCTTTATTTATGCGCCAAGGCAAAACACATATTGATGTGCAGGCTGTGGGTATTCCATCCTTGGTAAATGCTTTGGAGCAGGATCAAACGATAGATACGAGTGATGATTCTGCGCTTATGCGACGTATTGATGCGGAATATTCCCGTTACTTCACTATGAAAACCGGCATTCCTGCAGGTGAGTATAAAGCTGCCCGTGCACGGCTGGAGCAGGCACAGAAAGAATGTGCGCAGGCTGAACGTGAATACCGGGATTTGGAGCATTATATTGATCGCCACCGTGCTGCAAGCGAGCAACTTGAGCAGGTGCAGGGGCGTCGTCCATTGGCGGAAGCGGAGCTTGCGGAAGCCGAAACTCGTAATGCGGAGGCGGTAGCAGCACGCGAAAACACTGCGCGTTTGAAAGAATCTTTGGAAACCGCGCAAGCAAAGTTTACGCTCGCAGAAAAGGAGCTTTTATCTCGGCAACAACAATGTGAGCATATTCAGCGGCTTCAGGTTCAGGTGGCACAACTTGCGGCTAACTCTGAAGAATTACGTTTGGAGTCGGAACACGCTGCCGCGCAAAAAAACCAGCTTAAGGGCAGATTTGCGGCGGCTCAAAAAGACGCATCCCGGACCTCACAGGCTTTAGCAGAGGCACAAAAGGCTCTAGAGTTAAGCCAAAAATCGGTGGAGTTCCAACGCGATACGGCACTGGTTGCAAAGCTTGTCGAGGCTGAAAACGAGGTGCTCCAGCTTCAGAAAGCACTTCCGAATAGATTGCTTACACAAGCCGATATAGAAGCCGTGGAACGTGCACAATTTGCGGTGCAAAGCGCTGAAATTAAGCAAGCTGCGGTGGCAACAAAAATTTCGCTTTCGGCCACGCGGACTACCGAAATTCTTATCGACGGCCAGGAAATTGAGGTTGCTGCTTCGGCTCAAGATATTGAAGTGGTTGGGGAGTCTACCTTTGTTTTTGGTGATATTACGGCGGTTGTACGTGCTGGCAGTGACGGGGAAGTGGCCCAAGTTGAGGTAGCGGAAGCCCGCCGAAAACTTGAAGAAACCCTTCGGCGCCTTGATTGTAAGGACCTTGATGCAGCGCGGGCTGCCAAACGAGAAGGCGAAGCCCATCAAACAAAACTTTCGGAAGCAAAGCTCCGCTTAGAAGCATTATTACCGCAGGGGGAGTCTTTGCAGCATATCCAAGCCCGTCTTGCGAGCATGAGTGATCTTGATTTCTCCGAAGTGCCCGAAATGAGCCGTGCTCAAGAGGATGTGACTACCGCACGTAACGCTTATGAGGCAGCGGAAAAACAGGTTGCGCTTATTAGATCAGAATTAGATGCCTGGGTGGAATCAGACGCTTTTTCCAACTATGAAGTGCATAAAGCACGGCTAGCTGATGTGGAAAAAAGGTTGCTGCAAGCTCAGGACGAAGCTGAGCATCAAGAACTGCTGCAGCCTTTAGCTTCTTTGGAGGCACATGTGGATGAGCTGCGCCAACGACGTATTGCTGCCCATACTGCATATGAAGAGGCTCGGGCTATGGACAATGATGCTTCAATAGCTGCTGGAGTGCTTGATGGCGCACGAGCACAATTGCGGCAACTCGGGATTCTAGAACTCAATGCCGAAAAGGAACTCGCCGAGCTGCAGGGGAGAATTGCCCAAGTAGCTGGCATAGCAGAACGGGCCGAACAAGCTCAAGGAGCGGTTCAGCGAGCAGAAACCCAATTAGCAGCGGTTCAAAGGCGGGCAGAGGCTGTACAACTTTTGCGCACTACGCTATTAGAGCATCGTGAAATTGCACGGGAGAAATATGCAGAGCCTTTTGTTGCCGCATTAACGCATTTAGCAAAGCCAATTTTTGGAAATGATGTTGGTTTTACATTGACTCAAGAACTGCAGATTGAGCAACGTCAAGTAAAAAATACTCCGCTAAAAATTGATGCTTTATCAGTTGGAGCTCAGGAACAGCTTTCGATTTTAACACGTTTAGCTATTGCGCAACTTGTTTCGGAGGATGGTGTTCCGATCATTATTGATGATGCGCTTGGTAGTACTGATTCGAGCAGAATTGGTCGTATGTCCGCGCTTTTTACGGAAATTGGCAAGCAGCACCAGGTACTTATTCTCACATGTGATCAAAGCCGATATTTGCGCATCGTTGGCGCGAAAATGCTCCCAATTGAGGAGCTGAAACGCTAA
- a CDS encoding HNH endonuclease family protein: protein MRHLPFGRILIVFTVVVACSSLSRDPGPTIPLRVLLQQIHTVPQRASVLGYQREAFGPGWESKGRGCTTRDIALQQALGGVDKHQCPIRQGTGIDPYSGITIGVTTGADIELDHVFPLRAAWDMGAHNWSLNQRKNFANDPRNLIVASKKTNQDKSDSLPSEWMPPKQNAHCWYARRVAEVTVTWQLALTPHDVATMKNACIFRESIPLPLKWPVEPHRF, encoded by the coding sequence ATGAGGCACCTTCCTTTTGGTCGAATACTTATAGTTTTCACCGTTGTTGTTGCGTGCAGTTCATTAAGCCGCGACCCTGGCCCCACTATTCCGCTCCGGGTATTACTCCAACAAATACACACTGTGCCACAGCGTGCGAGCGTGCTCGGCTATCAGCGTGAAGCATTCGGCCCAGGATGGGAATCTAAAGGCCGGGGTTGCACTACCCGTGATATTGCCCTCCAGCAGGCACTCGGGGGCGTCGATAAGCATCAGTGCCCAATACGGCAAGGCACCGGCATTGACCCTTATTCTGGCATAACCATTGGAGTGACCACCGGCGCCGATATCGAACTTGACCATGTTTTTCCATTACGAGCAGCGTGGGATATGGGCGCGCATAATTGGAGCCTTAACCAGCGAAAAAACTTTGCAAACGATCCCCGTAATCTTATTGTTGCTAGCAAAAAGACCAATCAAGATAAATCTGATTCGCTGCCTTCTGAATGGATGCCACCGAAGCAAAATGCCCACTGTTGGTATGCACGGCGAGTGGCAGAAGTCACCGTCACCTGGCAGCTCGCCCTAACGCCCCATGATGTCGCCACCATGAAAAACGCATGCATTTTTCGCGAATCTATTCCCCTACCACTAAAGTGGCCCGTTGAACCTCACCGATTTTGA
- a CDS encoding heparan-alpha-glucosaminide N-acetyltransferase domain-containing protein, translating to MLTPENIPLVPEGDIPIGARPQPGPREPREIWNGGEPVEQPNAPATRRRIRGIDAARGFAVFGMMGVHTLPAWDSNTQSVTLAYELLAGHAAALFATLAGLSLAIISGFQNVHTGRRLRQDRWNVFFRALIVIVLGTSLNFFPLTVFNILPYYGFFFLFAIPFLGFRARTLFIWAAGMAIAGPLLRYIVMGMEQYAERPESVLEMQSATNYIDMLIDPFTFAMTMIFTGVYPAITWIAFILLGMAIGRLDLMKIEIQIKVAIFSGITAAMTALTSDMLLKTFRGFDRIVAATPGMTPDYVMDSLVLGGEVPSTTLWWQVADGPHLNTIASIVFSGSLAAFALAFFLLAERAVKLLLVPFERAGSMTLTIYTLHLLFLTLVDVSKYPISWCIVQIVFAMALGVFWREAVGQGPLEKMQSYAAKSLAKSMVPIRRTEADPGESAGEWRLYQRPRRRRRRGSEQPQKPERWAVLLSPEQNSQNAAGPKPSLKRQQ from the coding sequence GTGTTAACACCTGAGAATATTCCACTGGTTCCAGAAGGCGATATTCCTATTGGTGCTCGGCCACAACCAGGGCCGCGGGAGCCACGGGAAATCTGGAATGGTGGTGAACCAGTAGAGCAGCCAAATGCGCCAGCAACTCGTCGTCGTATTCGCGGTATTGATGCCGCCCGTGGGTTTGCCGTATTTGGCATGATGGGCGTGCATACACTTCCTGCCTGGGATAGCAATACTCAATCGGTGACCTTGGCGTATGAATTATTAGCGGGTCATGCGGCAGCGCTCTTTGCCACGCTTGCTGGATTATCCTTGGCAATTATTAGTGGTTTTCAGAATGTGCATACCGGACGGAGATTGCGCCAAGATCGTTGGAATGTATTTTTTCGCGCATTAATTGTAATTGTCCTAGGTACAAGTCTGAATTTTTTCCCACTGACGGTGTTTAATATTTTGCCGTATTATGGGTTTTTCTTTTTATTTGCAATTCCATTTTTAGGATTCCGTGCTCGGACGCTGTTTATCTGGGCGGCCGGTATGGCTATTGCTGGTCCATTATTGCGCTACATCGTTATGGGGATGGAGCAGTATGCTGAGCGCCCAGAGTCGGTGCTGGAAATGCAAAGTGCCACCAATTATATTGACATGCTCATTGATCCATTCACCTTTGCAATGACAATGATCTTTACTGGTGTGTATCCGGCGATTACTTGGATTGCGTTTATCTTATTGGGCATGGCCATTGGGCGGCTGGATCTAATGAAAATAGAAATCCAGATTAAAGTCGCTATTTTTAGCGGGATTACTGCAGCAATGACTGCATTAACCTCGGATATGCTGCTCAAAACATTTCGTGGTTTCGATCGCATTGTTGCGGCCACACCGGGAATGACACCGGATTATGTTATGGATTCGCTGGTTTTAGGTGGTGAAGTTCCCTCCACAACGCTGTGGTGGCAAGTGGCAGATGGCCCACACCTAAACACCATTGCATCAATCGTGTTTTCTGGCTCACTTGCAGCATTTGCATTGGCATTTTTTCTGCTTGCAGAACGCGCAGTGAAATTACTGCTTGTGCCCTTTGAACGGGCCGGATCAATGACACTGACTATCTACACACTGCATTTGCTGTTTTTAACATTGGTGGATGTTTCCAAGTATCCAATCTCTTGGTGCATTGTGCAGATTGTTTTTGCTATGGCGCTTGGAGTGTTCTGGCGTGAGGCGGTCGGCCAAGGACCGCTCGAAAAAATGCAATCCTATGCGGCGAAGTCGCTGGCAAAATCGATGGTGCCAATTCGCCGAACTGAAGCTGACCCTGGCGAAAGTGCCGGGGAATGGAGGTTGTACCAGCGTCCACGCCGTAGGCGGCGCCGCGGTTCTGAGCAGCCGCAGAAGCCTGAACGCTGGGCTGTTTTACTTAGTCCCGAGCAAAATTCACAAAATGCTGCTGGGCCTAAACCATCATTAAAACGGCAACAATAA
- a CDS encoding DEAD/DEAH box helicase, with translation MVTHLVHGLWRRDSGLHLWIEQVEGHKIVSAAEVPEGTFPPLIDAFLRNKPFRNLVRAKLQTPKGKLIELTMPTAVFTPEQAVQVLGQLSVLTEVSPAVTKQQRETISADLLWLIRLYGGLERYVRAGRVMLRVRWNEGQWWPQWQLAEGRGEYSWLAAMVNALPGVLSINCGTSIAYDMAEELPHWIANALLQELVDAPLYGARHEFSRALLSSQPLRKGSAKFVHAINHWKDSITQQHTELVVIVESPEQHELKELDIWTIRVRARIGAGSPLPIHHLAFDPEVFRQLRQQHEQLVEISNLLRIERPQLEGLETQREHALTLIGAAQNDDDGDWDVHLSTDELLVFLSNDVPRLRAQGFLVMLPKSWANYSLDAGIHIEPSNDPVLGSTKVKVGFEQVVNFNWRMSIGGVELSNAEMQQLIATKSGLVKLRDEWVMADTDSLRKVTRYMEELAKTSRARLEKEIENLAQELELARKLERPNVPELERELDQKRKALEDQYAAFGEITLAELREISMTHAETMPMDFTGSTWHLALAGGLEDEHVVPAPERIEIPEHVHATLRHYQRRGVDWLVWMSNQNLGAILADDMGLGKTLQILTLLQVEKESSDRGPTLVVCPTSVVGNWVREAQKFTPELRVAVHYGADRKQDNEFIQQVNNADLIVTSYGVLTREFSLLGKVDWDHVILDEAQHIKNSSTMAARAARSLPARQRIALTGTPIENRLSELRSILDFCNPGILGNASFFRNHFAKPIEREEDEDAAARLRQLTAPFILRRLKTDPSIIDDLPDKNEHILRVHLTEEQAALYKALVEDIEGQLAAREGAMRKGLILATITKIKQICNHPAHYLGDDSSLVDRGRHRSGKIAELMRILDEALEQQERVLVFTQYRAFGLLLQKHLEQRLGAQVPFLHGQVSKNRRDRMIEEFNSNQGPPVMLLSLRAGGTGVNLTAANVVVHMDRWWNPAVENQATDRAFRIGQRKDVRVYKMISIGTLEESIQDILEGKLRLAGQVIGEGEGWITELSPAELAQLMSYRGREEVQ, from the coding sequence ATGGTTACGCATTTAGTCCATGGTTTATGGCGGCGAGATAGCGGCCTGCACCTTTGGATTGAGCAGGTTGAAGGGCACAAAATTGTGTCTGCTGCAGAGGTTCCGGAAGGTACATTTCCGCCGCTTATCGATGCTTTTTTGCGGAATAAGCCTTTTAGAAATCTTGTGCGTGCGAAATTGCAGACGCCAAAGGGGAAACTCATCGAGTTAACCATGCCCACTGCGGTTTTTACACCCGAGCAAGCAGTGCAGGTCCTGGGCCAATTATCAGTACTTACAGAAGTTTCGCCCGCAGTAACCAAACAACAACGCGAAACAATTTCTGCGGATCTTCTGTGGCTAATCCGCCTTTATGGGGGATTGGAACGGTATGTACGCGCCGGGAGAGTCATGCTGCGCGTGCGTTGGAATGAAGGCCAATGGTGGCCGCAATGGCAACTTGCAGAAGGTCGCGGGGAATACTCTTGGTTAGCAGCAATGGTCAATGCACTCCCCGGTGTACTCAGTATTAATTGTGGTACATCTATTGCGTATGACATGGCCGAAGAGCTTCCGCATTGGATTGCAAATGCACTGTTGCAGGAGCTTGTCGACGCCCCATTATATGGCGCTCGGCACGAATTTTCGCGCGCCCTTTTAAGTAGCCAACCGCTGCGAAAAGGTAGTGCAAAATTCGTGCATGCGATTAACCATTGGAAAGACTCAATAACTCAGCAACATACCGAATTGGTAGTGATTGTTGAATCCCCCGAACAACACGAGCTTAAAGAACTTGATATTTGGACTATTAGGGTTCGTGCTCGAATCGGTGCTGGTAGTCCTTTACCTATTCATCATTTAGCATTCGATCCTGAGGTTTTTCGTCAACTCCGTCAGCAGCATGAACAACTCGTTGAAATTTCGAACCTGCTACGGATAGAGCGACCACAATTGGAAGGACTTGAAACTCAACGCGAACATGCACTAACCCTTATCGGCGCTGCCCAAAACGATGATGACGGCGATTGGGATGTGCATCTAAGCACCGATGAACTACTGGTCTTTTTAAGCAACGATGTCCCACGATTACGAGCTCAAGGATTTCTGGTAATGCTGCCGAAATCATGGGCAAACTACTCTTTAGATGCTGGTATTCATATTGAGCCTTCCAACGATCCTGTTCTAGGATCTACCAAGGTAAAAGTGGGTTTTGAGCAGGTCGTAAACTTTAATTGGCGCATGAGTATTGGGGGCGTCGAACTCTCAAATGCCGAAATGCAACAACTCATTGCTACAAAAAGTGGGTTGGTAAAACTCCGAGATGAATGGGTTATGGCCGACACCGATTCATTACGCAAAGTCACTCGGTATATGGAAGAGCTGGCCAAAACTTCGCGTGCGCGATTGGAAAAAGAAATTGAAAACTTGGCGCAAGAATTGGAACTTGCCCGAAAGCTAGAGCGCCCAAATGTTCCAGAGCTGGAACGAGAGCTCGACCAGAAGCGGAAGGCCCTTGAGGATCAATATGCCGCATTTGGTGAAATCACCCTAGCCGAACTCCGCGAAATTTCCATGACTCATGCGGAAACTATGCCGATGGACTTTACCGGAAGTACGTGGCATCTTGCTTTGGCTGGTGGTTTAGAAGATGAGCACGTTGTGCCAGCACCAGAGCGTATTGAAATCCCGGAGCATGTGCATGCAACGCTACGTCACTATCAACGCCGTGGTGTGGACTGGCTTGTTTGGATGAGCAACCAAAACCTTGGTGCAATTCTTGCCGACGATATGGGCTTAGGTAAAACGCTGCAAATACTCACCTTATTGCAGGTGGAAAAGGAATCTTCCGATCGTGGCCCCACTTTGGTCGTGTGCCCAACTTCCGTTGTAGGAAACTGGGTTCGTGAAGCCCAAAAATTTACCCCAGAACTACGGGTAGCTGTGCATTATGGAGCAGATAGAAAACAAGATAATGAATTCATCCAGCAAGTGAATAACGCTGATCTTATTGTTACCAGCTATGGAGTTTTAACCAGGGAGTTCTCCTTACTTGGCAAAGTTGATTGGGATCACGTCATTTTGGATGAAGCACAGCATATTAAAAATTCTTCAACAATGGCTGCACGCGCGGCCCGAAGCCTGCCAGCACGTCAGCGGATTGCATTGACCGGTACCCCAATTGAAAATCGCCTTTCGGAGTTGCGCTCCATACTGGATTTTTGTAATCCCGGAATTTTAGGTAATGCATCTTTTTTCCGAAATCACTTTGCCAAACCAATTGAGCGCGAAGAAGACGAAGATGCGGCGGCTAGACTCAGACAACTTACCGCACCGTTTATCCTCCGCAGATTGAAAACTGACCCGAGCATTATTGATGATCTTCCAGACAAAAATGAGCACATTCTGCGCGTACACCTCACCGAAGAGCAAGCAGCTCTATATAAAGCTCTAGTCGAAGATATCGAAGGGCAATTGGCTGCTCGTGAAGGGGCAATGCGCAAAGGCTTAATCCTGGCCACGATTACCAAAATCAAACAGATATGCAATCACCCCGCACATTATCTGGGAGATGATTCCAGCCTTGTTGACCGTGGGAGGCATCGATCTGGGAAAATTGCGGAGCTTATGCGAATTCTGGATGAAGCACTTGAACAACAAGAACGGGTGCTTGTGTTTACCCAATACCGTGCTTTCGGCCTGCTCTTGCAAAAACACTTAGAGCAGCGTCTTGGTGCGCAAGTGCCATTCCTTCACGGCCAGGTTTCTAAAAACCGCCGAGATCGTATGATTGAGGAATTCAATAGTAATCAAGGACCACCTGTTATGTTGCTTTCCTTGCGGGCAGGTGGCACTGGAGTCAATCTCACAGCGGCGAATGTGGTGGTGCACATGGACCGGTGGTGGAACCCTGCCGTGGAAAACCAAGCAACCGACCGAGCATTTCGGATCGGTCAGCGCAAAGATGTGCGCGTATACAAAATGATTTCAATTGGAACATTGGAGGAATCAATCCAGGATATTTTGGAAGGTAAGCTTCGGCTCGCCGGCCAAGTAATTGGCGAAGGCGAAGGCTGGATTACGGAACTAAGCCCTGCTGAACTGGCGCAACTCATGAGCTACCGCGGAAGGGAGGAAGTGCAGTGA
- a CDS encoding metallophosphoesterase family protein, giving the protein MKKVTFLHTSDWQLGMTRWFLDGEAQARFEQDRLAAISRLGEIAVEYNCEFIVVAGDVFEHNSLSPRTFGRAQEVLKKLPVDVYLLPGNHDPLTADSMLRNAAELPNVHLIETHDPFVVLPGVELVGAPLTSKHSVVDLVAASLAGLEPQAEGHVRIGVGHGQAESRGGDANIDLAVVELALSERKIDYLALGDTHSSEQVGDSGKVWFSGSPETTDFYDRASLGGGESNSGNALVVTVDEATVDVREVPVGAWTFEALIFDVNSRSDIDSFLAALDAYPDKSRTVVKYALRGTLGIEDLRYLERNLEQREPVFAALFERKRLMSLMVEPTSDELLNLEVTGYARNAMHELLEHKEDERAADALRLLFRFAQEAAS; this is encoded by the coding sequence ATGAAAAAAGTTACGTTCTTGCATACTTCGGATTGGCAGTTAGGGATGACCCGTTGGTTTTTAGATGGGGAAGCTCAAGCTCGATTCGAGCAAGACCGGCTAGCGGCGATTTCCCGGCTTGGAGAAATTGCCGTCGAGTACAACTGCGAATTTATCGTAGTTGCTGGTGATGTGTTTGAGCATAATAGCCTTAGTCCGCGGACCTTTGGGCGTGCCCAAGAAGTATTGAAGAAACTACCTGTGGACGTGTATTTACTGCCGGGTAATCATGATCCGCTGACAGCCGATAGTATGTTGCGTAACGCAGCGGAATTACCCAATGTGCATCTTATTGAGACTCATGATCCATTCGTGGTGTTGCCAGGAGTCGAATTGGTGGGTGCCCCGCTCACCAGTAAGCATTCAGTGGTTGATCTAGTAGCTGCCTCGCTAGCTGGATTAGAGCCGCAAGCTGAGGGACATGTGCGGATCGGGGTTGGTCATGGTCAAGCGGAATCTCGTGGTGGTGATGCCAATATTGATCTTGCTGTGGTGGAATTAGCCCTGAGTGAACGGAAAATTGATTACCTTGCATTAGGCGATACGCATTCTAGTGAGCAGGTGGGTGATTCAGGTAAGGTGTGGTTTTCAGGTTCACCTGAAACAACAGATTTTTATGATCGGGCGAGCCTGGGTGGGGGTGAAAGTAACTCTGGGAATGCATTGGTGGTTACTGTTGATGAGGCAACCGTTGATGTGCGGGAAGTGCCAGTGGGTGCATGGACATTTGAGGCACTTATCTTTGATGTGAATTCGCGATCCGATATTGATTCTTTTTTAGCTGCTTTAGACGCGTATCCAGATAAATCTCGAACCGTAGTGAAGTACGCACTGCGAGGCACACTAGGAATTGAAGATCTACGGTATTTAGAGCGGAATTTAGAGCAGCGTGAGCCGGTATTTGCTGCCCTTTTTGAACGCAAACGGCTCATGTCGCTGATGGTGGAACCCACATCGGATGAATTGCTGAATCTGGAAGTAACTGGTTATGCCCGCAATGCTATGCATGAATTGCTTGAGCATAAAGAAGATGAACGTGCTGCGGATGCATTGCGGTTATTGTTCCGTTTTGCGCAGGAGGCTGCATCATGA